In the genome of Terriglobia bacterium, the window CGCCACTCCTGTGTAGTAACCCTCGCTCTCAAGCAGATGGGTGAAGTAGAAATCGGACTGCGCCTGACTTTGAGGCTCTGCCGCAGACAATGACGCGCCATCGGCCGTGCTGTATTCCAGAACACCAACGAACGCCGCTACATTCGACTGTGTTGAAAACTGAAGAGAGCCAGCCGCCGGCAGCTGACTCGAAAATCCAAAGACCTCTGCCACCGACTCATCCATTCGTTCGTTCGGCATCAACGTCCGGGTGACACTTGCAGTTCCCGAGGCATCGGTCGACGCGGAAATCTGCAATGTTTGTGGTGTTTCGGTGGTGTTGATGAGCGTCAGGCGGCTGGCATACCCGCCTCCACTGGCAAAGTGCGGCCAGTAGCCGCTCGGCAGAGCGCCGCCGGCTGGAATGCCGCGCACCGCGGCAAGGTCGGACTGGTTGTGATATGTCTCAAAGCCGGCAAGGCTCTGCGGCGCGAATAAAGTGCCGGAGCTTTGCACAACGGCGTAACCGTCGAATGACGGATTTCCCTGGATCAGGTCATCCGCTGTACGGACGAAGCCCGACAGCGCGGGCAGTGAAACCGGTATGGAAGCAACGATGACTCCCGTGTTGTCATATAGGGAGATCGTGGAATCCACAGGTGCAGACGACGTATTGACGACGTGCAATACCGTGCCCGAACCCGCCGAGACTTTCGGGAAAATCAACCGGCTCGATGGCGTGGACGTCACCGCGACTCCTTCAAGTTCGGTTAACGCGCCATCAAACACGAACGAATAAGCTTTTACCGCAGAAGTCGACGGCGAAATCTCCAACCAGCCGGCAAGTCCTGAGATTGCGCTGCCGAAAATATCCTCCGGCCGCAACTCGAGTTTTCCTGAGGCAGGAATGATCAGGTTGGCGGGATTGACGATGCCCGCGCCGGTAACTGTCAGACCGTCGTATGTACGCGCGGTTACCATGACCGAAGCATCCGCCGTGTCTGAATTCAACAGAGCCAGCCCGAAATCGGTGCCGCCGCCGGCTTCCATCGCCGGCAGATATTGACTTGGAGCTTGCGCTCCAACAGGTTGGGTACAGGAGAAAAACAACAAACCACACAAAAACACAACCAGCACACGTGGAGACACTAAGCCCTCCGTAAAAATTCGGGTTGAATAACAGCGGACGAGGCAACAACGGGGTACAGCGTGCCTTTCCGGCGAGTTCTGAGATCCTACGAAGCTGGGATCTCTAAAAACAAGTAGGGTGAATTGCTTAGTCCGCCGTGAAATTTCACTGCCGTATCCACCTCCGGCCAATATCGTGCTTTGGCGAATCTGTGGAAACCGGACACGCCTGCGGGTTTGGAGTAGACCGCCTGAACCATGCGATTCAGAACCTGTTGCAACGGGCAGGTAGCTCCTATGTTGCCGGACCCTCTATCGCTGATGCCCGGCAGGTTTGCGAACGGCTCGGCGCGAGAGGCATCGCAACGACAGTCTGCTATTGGAATAGCCGTTCGGAGAGTCCGATTGCGGTCTGCGAAAACTATCTGGGCCTTCTGGACATGATCCGCGGCCTGGCCAATGACTGCTACCTATCCGTCAAAGCCTCTGCGCTGGAATTCGACTTCGAACTGGTGAAGAAACTAATCGACAGGGCTGCACGAACGCGCACAACGATCCACTTCGACTCCATCGGGCCGGACACCGTCGACCGGACTTTCGAACTGATCGACGCCGCTTGTACGATTTACTCGAACCTCGGATGCACCATCCCCGCACGCTGGCGCCGAAGCGTGCGGGACGCCGAATTTGCTGCCGCGAAGGGGCTACACGTTCGCGTCGTCAAAGGCCAGTGGGCTGGATTGAATGGCGGCGAAACCGATTCGCGCGAAGGGTTTATCCGTTTGATCGATTCGCTCATCGCGAATAGCGCATCTCATGTGGCCGTGGCGACTCATAACGAGATGGCCGGCACACGCGCGCTGACGGCGCTGAGAAACGCAAGCGTCTCCTGCGAACTGGAATTGCTGCATGGCCTGCCGGCTGCACAAATGTGCAACACCGCTCGTGAACACAATGTCCCTGTCCGAGTCTATGTCGCCTACGGTTACGGCGCATTACCTTACCGCTTGAGAGAGTTCCCCCGGGATCCGCGCATTCTGGCATGGTTCGCGCGCGACCTGATCCGATCCGGAAGTAAATAGGCCGCGAATTGCGCCGATCAGGCTAATTAGTTCGCGAAATCGCCGCAGTTTGCGGCTAAATACTGTCCAGGATGAAACGCTGAATGAAGACTATCCGTAAAATCGCATTTTGGACTGGTGTGGTTCTGGTCGCTTCCGCGGCCCTGCTCTACCTCGCGGACGATCTCTGGGCGCGCTTCCGCGGACGACCGGTTGAACAGGTGAAGGTCGGCCGCATATTTGCAGAAATCAATCGATATAACGAAGTGGAGTACTCGGCTGGCTTGCCCATCATGGAAACCTGTATCGACGCGCTCCTGCCCCATTTCGGGCTTACTCCGTGCTGGTACTTGCAGAAGCATAAGATCCAGCATATCGGTCCGTAGTGGACTGGCTCCCATTGGGCTATAATTGCGCACGAATCGACGACAAGCTGCGAGGGTATCGAAAATGACCAAAGTCATCTTGTGTTGTGCTGTTTTGCTGGTTCTTGTGGTGAGCGTGATTCCCGCGTCCGCGGCGGCATGCGAGAACCTATCCTCCTTGAAACTGCCGAACACCACCATCACGGCGGCCGAAGCTGTGGCTGCCGGAGCATTTGCGCCCGCCGCCCGCGGCGGCCGTGGTGGCGGCAATGCCTTCAAGGATCTGCCTGCATTCTGCAGGATCGCCGCAACGGTGAAGCCGACCACCGACTCTGATATCAAAATCGAAGTCTGGATGCCGGCAGCAGCGAACTGGAACGGCAAGTTTGAGGCTGTCGGAAACGGCGGCTGGAACGGCAGCATCGACGACAATGCACTCGCCACGGCGTTGCGCCGCGGATATGCCGCCGCTGCGACGGATACCGGCCACGAAGGCGGGGCCGGCGTCTGGATGCAGAGCGAGGACAAACGCGTCGACTTCGGTTCACGCGCGGTCCACGAAATGACGGCGCAAGGCAAGAGCCTGATCAATGCCTACTACGGCAATGCCGCCAAGCTCTCTTACTTCAACGGCTGTTCCGCCGGCGGAAGGCAGGCGCTGAAGGCCTCGCAGGTGTACCCCGCGGACTTCGACGGCATCATTGGCGGCGCCCCCGCTTTGAACACCACGGGCCGGGCCGCCTTCGCTGTCTGGATTGCTCAGAACATGCATAAAGATGATGCGAGCTATATTCCGCCCGCCAAATATCCGGCCATTCACGATGCGGTGCTTCAGGCCTGCGATGCTCTCGACGGGGTAAAGGACCGGGTTATCGAAAATCCTCGCGTCTGCAAATTCGACCCGAAAGTCCTGCTGTGCAAGGCCGGCGATTCCTCCGATTGCCTGACCGCCGCGCAGGTTCAGTCCGCGGAAACGATGTACAAGCCGGTAGTCAATTCCCGGACTAAGAAAGAAATCTTCCCGGGTCTCGAATATGGCAGCGAAATGGGGTGGAGCACGTTCGGCGGCGCTCAGCCGTTTGGAATCGGCACGCAGATGTATCAGTTCATGATGGAGAAGGGCGCTAACTTTGATTACAAGAGCCTGAACTGGGACAGCGATGCGACCGCGGTCGATAAGCTCGAAAAAGGCGAGATCAACGCCATGG includes:
- a CDS encoding tannase/feruloyl esterase family alpha/beta hydrolase; its protein translation is MTKVILCCAVLLVLVVSVIPASAAACENLSSLKLPNTTITAAEAVAAGAFAPAARGGRGGGNAFKDLPAFCRIAATVKPTTDSDIKIEVWMPAAANWNGKFEAVGNGGWNGSIDDNALATALRRGYAAAATDTGHEGGAGVWMQSEDKRVDFGSRAVHEMTAQGKSLINAYYGNAAKLSYFNGCSAGGRQALKASQVYPADFDGIIGGAPALNTTGRAAFAVWIAQNMHKDDASYIPPAKYPAIHDAVLQACDALDGVKDRVIENPRVCKFDPKVLLCKAGDSSDCLTAAQVQSAETMYKPVVNSRTKKEIFPGLEYGSEMGWSTFGGAQPFGIGTQMYQFMMEKGANFDYKSLNWDSDATAVDKLEKGEINAMDPNLKAFFARGGKMIQYHGWADQQIPSGSSVEYYQSVLKTMGGANKVKENYRL